The following are from one region of the Treponema denticola genome:
- a CDS encoding NAD(P) transhydrogenase subunit alpha, whose protein sequence is MSLELILVLVFVVTTLIGYKLIKNVPSLLHTPLMSGMNALSGITILATMTATAAAVTTGSKIFGCIGIICATINVVAGFGLTDRMLKMFKTGNESKEDTK, encoded by the coding sequence ATGAGTTTGGAATTGATACTGGTTCTTGTCTTTGTTGTAACGACCCTTATAGGCTACAAACTGATCAAGAACGTACCAAGCCTTTTACATACCCCCCTTATGTCGGGTATGAATGCCTTATCCGGCATTACCATTTTGGCTACAATGACCGCTACGGCAGCTGCAGTTACGACAGGCAGCAAGATTTTCGGCTGTATAGGCATCATTTGTGCAACAATAAACGTAGTTGCCGGCTTCGGTCTTACGGATAGAATGCTTAAAATGTTTAAAACGGGCAATGAATCTAAAGAGGATACAAAATGA
- a CDS encoding NAD(P) transhydrogenase subunit alpha produces MIIGIPKEIMHGEDRVAATPETCELLVKDGHKVLVEKGAGEGAYFHDPEYEKAGAEIVSDVKKLFSDSEIILKVKEPLYNDAMGCHEIDMMHKGQYLITFIHPAAPVNHEMVKNMAKKGVISLTLDGVPRISRAQNMDALTSMSTCAGYKGILIAANLLPRFIPQIFCAVGMIKPMNVLVVGTGVGGLQALATAKRLGAVTYAADIRPAAREQAQSLGAKIIDLGVPENEAIGEGGYALHLKKETLENERKLLAPHIKDMDIIFLSALVPGKLAPVIITEEMVKTMKPGSVIVDISIDQGGNCELTPPGEVVKKHNVHLVGIKNIPGLLPSSSTWMFAQNICNLTRYLIKDGKIELDRNDDIVKGILTTIDGEIVHKGAREAMGI; encoded by the coding sequence ATGATTATTGGTATTCCTAAGGAAATCATGCATGGAGAAGACCGTGTTGCCGCTACCCCGGAAACATGTGAGCTTTTGGTTAAGGACGGACACAAGGTTTTAGTGGAAAAAGGGGCCGGAGAAGGCGCCTATTTCCATGATCCGGAATATGAAAAGGCCGGAGCGGAAATAGTTTCCGATGTTAAAAAACTTTTTTCCGATTCGGAAATAATTTTAAAGGTAAAAGAACCCCTTTACAATGATGCAATGGGCTGCCACGAAATCGATATGATGCACAAAGGACAGTATCTTATCACTTTTATTCACCCTGCAGCTCCGGTTAACCACGAAATGGTTAAAAATATGGCAAAAAAAGGCGTTATTTCTTTAACCCTCGACGGAGTTCCTCGAATTTCAAGAGCACAAAACATGGATGCTCTTACTTCGATGAGTACCTGTGCAGGTTATAAAGGAATATTAATTGCTGCAAATCTCTTGCCGCGATTTATTCCTCAAATTTTCTGTGCTGTCGGTATGATTAAACCTATGAATGTTTTAGTAGTCGGAACAGGTGTAGGAGGATTACAGGCTCTCGCAACTGCCAAAAGACTTGGAGCAGTAACCTATGCAGCCGATATCCGGCCTGCAGCCCGTGAACAGGCTCAGTCCCTCGGTGCAAAGATTATCGACTTAGGCGTTCCCGAAAATGAAGCCATCGGAGAAGGAGGCTACGCCCTTCATCTTAAAAAAGAAACCCTCGAAAACGAAAGAAAGCTGCTTGCTCCTCATATTAAGGATATGGACATAATCTTCCTTTCGGCCCTTGTTCCGGGAAAACTCGCTCCGGTTATAATCACCGAAGAAATGGTAAAGACCATGAAACCCGGCTCGGTAATCGTTGATATTTCAATCGACCAAGGCGGAAACTGTGAGTTGACTCCTCCGGGCGAAGTTGTCAAAAAGCACAATGTTCACCTTGTAGGTATTAAAAACATCCCCGGACTTCTTCCCTCAAGCTCTACATGGATGTTTGCTCAAAATATTTGCAACCTCACCCGCTATCTTATCAAGGACGGAAAAATCGAGCTTGACCGAAACGATGACATTGTCAAAGGTATTCTTACTACTATTGACGGTGAAATCGTTCATAAGGGAGCCAGGGAGGCAATGGGAATATGA
- a CDS encoding SPOR domain-containing protein: MNKKILFSFIFIISFSCIWAVWEGNGGIGSSTDFPAEGLFVRSDMFPKHTLLEITNLEKNIKARAIVIGPSGIPGLLASLSPELGEKLGVQRGKVIRIRVLTPSPVNEEGDDGKSISAAGPESQDLDNNPALFVASHSDLPNANVKKEEAEPVSENTGSDTILYDDLKSPVEDTPSETVEDVPVVEEVPDIDAILAPVVEEPAEPIVEETVLPEEVEPITETYMEPANENPPITVDPINEPAAKPEAAPAPVTEVSEPQKPEQTQEEVEDVEVVDPVVEPVNETPAEEKKVDVIAEISPKNEPITEKPVDDKKEENPTPVEDIPAEEETDLYDEADSDIYSVTSEEKAEESSIAILNEPATVSSKLEKGKTYVQVVVYNDKYNRDEVLKKYGKKYPMVVEESFVKNNTRYTIFVGPLKPQETGAVLERFKQLGFKDAFLKKGK, encoded by the coding sequence ATGAACAAAAAAATTTTATTTTCATTTATATTTATTATATCGTTTTCATGCATATGGGCGGTTTGGGAAGGAAATGGAGGCATCGGGTCTTCTACAGATTTTCCGGCTGAAGGCTTATTTGTCAGAAGCGATATGTTTCCTAAACACACCCTTTTGGAAATAACAAACCTTGAAAAAAACATTAAGGCAAGGGCCATTGTTATAGGGCCGTCAGGAATTCCCGGTCTTCTTGCCAGTCTGTCACCCGAATTGGGAGAAAAGCTCGGAGTTCAGCGGGGAAAGGTTATCAGAATAAGAGTCCTTACGCCTAGTCCGGTAAATGAAGAAGGCGATGACGGTAAAAGTATTTCGGCCGCCGGCCCTGAATCTCAAGACTTAGATAACAACCCGGCCCTCTTTGTAGCATCTCATTCGGATTTACCGAATGCAAATGTTAAAAAAGAAGAAGCCGAACCCGTATCCGAAAATACAGGCTCAGATACAATTCTCTACGATGATCTTAAAAGTCCAGTCGAAGATACTCCCTCGGAAACGGTTGAAGATGTTCCTGTAGTAGAAGAAGTTCCTGATATAGATGCTATACTTGCTCCTGTAGTTGAAGAACCGGCCGAACCCATTGTAGAGGAAACAGTTCTACCTGAAGAAGTTGAACCCATAACCGAAACCTATATGGAGCCGGCAAATGAAAATCCTCCTATAACGGTAGATCCTATAAATGAACCTGCCGCAAAACCGGAAGCGGCCCCGGCTCCTGTAACCGAGGTATCGGAACCGCAAAAACCCGAACAAACTCAAGAGGAAGTGGAAGATGTTGAAGTTGTAGATCCCGTGGTAGAACCTGTTAATGAAACTCCGGCTGAAGAAAAAAAGGTTGACGTTATTGCTGAGATTAGTCCCAAAAACGAACCCATCACCGAGAAACCCGTTGATGATAAGAAGGAAGAAAACCCTACTCCGGTCGAAGATATTCCGGCAGAAGAAGAAACAGATTTATACGATGAAGCAGATTCGGATATATACAGTGTTACAAGTGAAGAAAAGGCCGAAGAAAGCTCTATAGCTATCCTCAATGAGCCCGCAACTGTTTCAAGCAAACTGGAAAAAGGCAAAACCTATGTTCAAGTTGTTGTTTACAACGATAAATATAACCGTGATGAGGTCTTAAAAAAATATGGGAAAAAATATCCTATGGTAGTGGAAGAAAGCTTTGTAAAAAACAACACAAGATATACCATATTTGTAGGCCCCTTAAAACCGCAAGAAACAGGAGCTGTCCTTGAGCGCTTTAAACAGCTGGGCTTTAAGGATGCCTTTCTCAAGAAAGGAAAATAA
- the groL gene encoding chaperonin GroEL (60 kDa chaperone family; promotes refolding of misfolded polypeptides especially under stressful conditions; forms two stacked rings of heptamers to form a barrel-shaped 14mer; ends can be capped by GroES; misfolded proteins enter the barrel where they are refolded when GroES binds), translating into MAKQLLFNEEARKSLLAGVEQISNAVKVTLGPKGRNVLIDKSFGAPTVTKDGVSVAREVELENKFENMGAQLLKEVATKTNDVAGDGTTTATVLAYSMVKEGLKAVAAGMTPLELKRGIDKAVAIAVEDIQKNSKEIKGSEEVAHVASVSANNDAEIGKIIADAIAKVGKDGVIDVGEAQTMETVTDYVEGMQFDRGYISSYFVTDRDRMETVFENPYILIYDKSISTMKDLLPLLEQVAQSGRPLLIIAEDVEGEALATLVVNSLRGALKTCAVKAPGFGDRRKEMLEDIAVLTGGQVVSEELGFKLEAAQISMLGQAKSIKIDKDNTMIIDGAGKSKDIKDRVSQIKAQLDATDSEYDSEKLRERLAKLSGGVAVIKIGAVTEVEMKEKKHRVEDALSATRAAIEEGIVAGGGLAMIQAIAALEKADMSSLTEDEKVGFKIVKRALEEPIRQIAENAGLDGAVIAEKAKEKKGIGFDAAKMEWTDMVKAGIIDPAKVTRSALQNAASIASLLLTTECAITDAPEKAAGPAMPSPDMGGMGMY; encoded by the coding sequence ATGGCTAAACAATTATTGTTTAATGAAGAGGCTAGAAAAAGCCTGCTTGCCGGTGTTGAACAAATTTCAAATGCAGTAAAGGTTACACTCGGACCCAAGGGACGAAACGTTCTTATCGATAAAAGTTTCGGTGCCCCTACAGTTACAAAGGACGGCGTATCCGTAGCACGCGAAGTCGAACTTGAAAACAAATTTGAAAATATGGGTGCCCAGCTTTTAAAAGAAGTTGCAACAAAAACAAATGACGTTGCAGGTGACGGAACCACAACAGCTACCGTTCTTGCATACTCCATGGTAAAAGAAGGCTTAAAGGCCGTAGCTGCCGGAATGACTCCGCTTGAATTAAAACGCGGTATCGACAAGGCTGTAGCTATTGCCGTTGAAGATATTCAAAAAAATTCGAAAGAAATTAAGGGCTCGGAAGAAGTTGCCCACGTTGCCTCCGTTTCTGCAAACAATGATGCGGAAATCGGTAAAATCATCGCCGATGCTATCGCCAAGGTAGGAAAGGACGGCGTTATCGATGTAGGCGAAGCCCAGACAATGGAAACCGTTACAGACTATGTAGAAGGTATGCAGTTCGACAGAGGATATATTTCTTCTTACTTTGTAACCGACAGAGACAGAATGGAAACCGTTTTTGAAAATCCCTACATCCTCATCTATGATAAATCAATTTCAACAATGAAGGATCTTCTTCCCCTCTTGGAGCAGGTAGCCCAGTCAGGCCGCCCTCTTTTAATCATCGCAGAAGATGTTGAAGGAGAAGCCCTTGCAACATTGGTTGTAAACAGCCTCAGAGGTGCATTAAAGACCTGTGCAGTTAAGGCACCCGGTTTCGGCGACAGAAGAAAGGAAATGCTTGAAGACATTGCCGTTTTAACGGGCGGACAGGTCGTTTCAGAAGAATTAGGCTTTAAGCTTGAAGCAGCTCAAATTTCAATGTTGGGACAGGCAAAGAGCATAAAAATCGATAAAGACAACACAATGATTATCGACGGAGCCGGAAAATCCAAGGATATTAAAGACAGAGTTTCCCAGATCAAGGCTCAGCTTGATGCTACCGATTCGGAGTACGACAGCGAAAAACTAAGAGAAAGATTGGCTAAGCTTTCAGGCGGCGTTGCCGTTATCAAGATCGGTGCCGTAACCGAAGTTGAAATGAAAGAGAAAAAGCACAGAGTTGAAGATGCTCTTTCGGCAACAAGAGCCGCTATCGAAGAAGGTATCGTTGCAGGAGGCGGTCTTGCAATGATTCAGGCCATTGCAGCCCTCGAAAAGGCCGATATGAGCTCTCTTACAGAGGATGAAAAAGTAGGCTTTAAGATTGTAAAACGAGCCCTCGAAGAACCTATCCGCCAAATTGCAGAAAATGCCGGTTTGGACGGAGCCGTTATTGCGGAAAAGGCTAAGGAGAAGAAAGGCATAGGCTTCGATGCCGCTAAAATGGAATGGACAGATATGGTAAAAGCAGGTATCATCGACCCTGCCAAGGTTACCCGCTCCGCCTTACAAAACGCAGCTTCAATTGCAAGCCTGTTGCTGACAACAGAATGTGCAATTACCGATGCTCCCGAAAAAGCAGCCGGACCTGCAATGCCTTCACCCGATATGGGCGGCATGGGAATGTATTAA
- a CDS encoding NAD(P)(+) transhydrogenase (Re/Si-specific) subunit beta has product MTDTVYYIICGVLSIGVLLGINMMSKVKSAVKGNRLSALCMLAAVCVTLYKYQIFSAGMMWAGLAIGAAIGIYLTIKVEMITMPQTVALLNGLGGAASAVAALLTLAAVNTQAGIFAIVTGGIALAVGALTFSGSLIAAGKLHKLLPQKPTVLPAHQALTTVSFLGMIAFIVLLPIKPELMIIISVAGLVISLLFGIFFAIRVGGADMPITISLLNSTSGVAASIAGMAIGDILLVSVGGIVGASGLLLTQIMCRAMNRSLASILFSKAASPAKPAKPAQPAKPAGPSASSSKEASGAKAQQTGEAKPAQQELTATGHADKSQLPSWFRDAKEIIVIPGYGMALSQAQGLVKQLADKLESMGKNVRFAIHPVAGRMPGHMNVLLCEVDIPYDKLYEMETINPDFDKTDLAIIIGASDVVNPAANTAEGTPIYGMPVLAAEKAKKLIICNFDLQPGYAGVPNPLYEPNPNTMMLLGDAKESINIMLDSLRTKGGTAGSASGGISASAGAEASQKQAGTEAQIGPWFKEAKEIIVIPGYGMALSQAQGLVKQLADKLEAMGKNVRFAIHPVAGRMPGHMNVLLCEVDIPYDKLYEMEAINPDFDKTDLAIIIGASDVVNPAANTAEGTPIYGMPVLAAEKAKKLIICNYDLQPGYAGVPNPLYEPNPNTMMLLGDAKDSLNKILENL; this is encoded by the coding sequence ATGACGGATACGGTTTATTATATTATTTGCGGAGTACTCAGCATTGGGGTTCTTTTAGGAATCAATATGATGAGTAAGGTTAAATCGGCAGTTAAGGGAAACCGTTTAAGTGCCCTTTGTATGCTTGCAGCCGTATGCGTAACCCTGTATAAATATCAAATTTTTTCTGCAGGAATGATGTGGGCAGGGCTTGCAATAGGAGCGGCAATCGGTATTTACCTCACAATAAAGGTAGAAATGATTACCATGCCCCAAACGGTTGCCTTACTTAACGGTTTAGGCGGAGCAGCTTCGGCTGTTGCAGCCCTCTTAACTCTCGCAGCGGTTAATACTCAAGCAGGAATCTTTGCTATCGTTACGGGAGGAATAGCCTTAGCAGTAGGAGCTTTAACCTTTTCAGGCAGCTTAATAGCCGCAGGAAAGCTTCACAAGCTTCTTCCTCAAAAACCAACGGTTCTGCCTGCTCATCAGGCTTTGACCACTGTCAGCTTTTTAGGAATGATAGCCTTCATCGTTCTTCTTCCTATTAAGCCGGAACTAATGATAATCATTTCGGTTGCAGGGCTTGTAATAAGCCTTCTTTTCGGTATCTTCTTTGCTATACGCGTAGGCGGAGCGGATATGCCGATTACGATTTCTCTTTTAAACTCAACATCGGGTGTTGCGGCCTCAATTGCAGGTATGGCGATAGGAGATATTCTCTTGGTATCGGTCGGAGGCATAGTCGGAGCTTCAGGGCTCCTTCTTACCCAGATTATGTGCAGGGCAATGAATAGAAGCCTTGCTTCAATTCTTTTCAGCAAGGCGGCTTCTCCGGCTAAACCGGCAAAGCCGGCACAGCCGGCAAAACCTGCGGGCCCTTCAGCATCTTCATCAAAAGAAGCGTCAGGAGCAAAAGCTCAGCAAACGGGAGAAGCAAAACCTGCTCAACAAGAGCTTACGGCAACAGGACATGCCGATAAATCGCAGCTTCCCTCATGGTTTAGAGATGCTAAAGAGATAATCGTTATCCCCGGCTACGGCATGGCCCTTTCGCAGGCACAAGGCTTGGTAAAACAGCTTGCAGATAAACTTGAATCTATGGGAAAAAATGTGCGTTTTGCCATTCACCCCGTTGCAGGAAGAATGCCCGGCCACATGAATGTACTCTTGTGTGAAGTCGACATTCCCTATGACAAGCTCTACGAAATGGAAACGATAAACCCGGACTTTGATAAAACGGATTTAGCCATAATCATCGGGGCAAGCGATGTTGTAAACCCCGCTGCAAACACGGCAGAAGGTACACCCATCTACGGAATGCCGGTCTTGGCTGCAGAAAAAGCTAAAAAGCTCATCATCTGTAACTTCGACCTCCAGCCCGGATATGCGGGAGTTCCCAACCCCTTGTATGAACCTAATCCCAACACCATGATGCTTTTAGGCGATGCAAAGGAAAGCATAAACATCATGCTCGACTCTCTTAGAACGAAGGGAGGCACCGCAGGAAGCGCTTCAGGCGGAATATCCGCCAGCGCAGGAGCGGAAGCAAGCCAAAAACAAGCCGGAACGGAAGCTCAAATAGGCCCTTGGTTTAAGGAAGCAAAGGAAATAATCGTTATACCCGGCTACGGCATGGCTCTTTCACAAGCTCAAGGCTTGGTAAAACAGCTTGCAGATAAACTTGAAGCTATGGGAAAAAATGTGCGTTTTGCCATTCACCCCGTTGCAGGAAGAATGCCCGGCCACATGAACGTACTCTTGTGTGAAGTTGACATTCCCTATGATAAGCTCTATGAAATGGAAGCTATAAACCCCGACTTTGATAAGACGGATTTGGCTATAATCATAGGAGCAAGCGATGTTGTAAACCCCGCTGCAAACACGGCAGAAGGTACGCCCATCTACGGAATGCCGGTCTTAGCTGCAGAAAAAGCTAAAAAGCTCATTATCTGTAACTATGACCTCCAGCCCGGATATGCGGGAGTTCCCAACCCCTTGTATGAGCCTAATCCCAACACCATGATGCTTTTAGGCGATGCAAAGGATAGTTTAAACAAGATATTGGAAAATCTATAA